In the genome of Palaemon carinicauda isolate YSFRI2023 chromosome 13, ASM3689809v2, whole genome shotgun sequence, one region contains:
- the LOC137651543 gene encoding tigger transposable element-derived protein 1-like yields the protein MATILKDKVCIVEHENGSALMKSTVISKQRSGLIIEMERLLVLRSEDQNQRHFPVSLMMIQEKTKRLFEALKKERGGESESKEFLASRGWFMGFKARANCHNLKVQGEAASGDERAAREFPKALAEINREGGYSAYQVFNVDETGLFWKRMPNCMYIAKEEKSAPSHEASKERITLLFGVNAAGDFKLKPLLVYKAEKPRPMDQGVIAPFKAYYIQRTIAMTLQATEMKKEELDSEGHLEVLQHP from the exons ATGGCTACTATTCTTAAGGACAAAGTGTGCATCGTTGAACATGAGAATGGATCTGCTCTTATGAAATCTACAGTGATATCCaagcagcgtagtggtttaattattgaaatggaaagattattAGTGCTTCGGtcggaagatcaaaatcaacggcatTTTCCGGTGAGCCTAATGATGATTCAGGAAAAGACTAAAAGGTtatttgaagcgttgaaaaaagaaagggggggagaaagtgaaagtaaAGAGTTTttggctagtaggggttggtttatgggatttaaggctcgggccaattgccataatcttaaagtgcaaggtgaagctgctagtggggatgagagaGCAGCAAgagaatttcctaaagcgttggctgagataaatagggaggggggttattctgcttatcaagtgttcaatgtggatgagacaggtttattttgGAAGCGTATGCCTAACTGCatgtacatagcaaaggaggagaagtcagcacccagTCATGAAGCCAGCAAGGAGAGGATAACTTTGCTTTTTGGGGttaatgctgctggcgacttcaaacttaAGCCCTTATTGGTGTATAAGGCGGAAAAACCAAGG cctatggaccaagGAGTAATTGCTCCATTCAAGGCCTACTACATCCAGAGGACGATTGCTATgacattacaggcaactgaaatgaagaaggaagaacttgactctgaaggacatttggaagtcctacaacatccttga
- the LOC137651544 gene encoding loricrin-like: MPTHNPLKYLATYNYSENLGGGRSSGEKIGGNLSSGEKLGGGRSSGEKLGGGRTSGEKFGSGGSSCEKLGGDRSSGEKLGVGGSSGETLGRDRSSGEKLEGGGSSGEKRGGDGSVSEKLGGVGSSGEKLGGGGSLGEKLGVGGSSGEKLGGGGSSGEKLGGDGYSGEKLGGDGSSGEKLWGGGSSGEKLRGDGSSGDKLGAGGTSERNLGVTDLQVRNLGVTGLQVGDLGVVDLQVRNLGMVDLQERCLGMTDLQLRNLEVTDLQVKKPGWGGSSVEKLVGDGSSGEKIGDAGSSSEKLGGDGYSGEKLGGGGSSGEKLRGDGSSGERLGDGGSLSEKIGRGGSSAEKLVDDGSLGEKLGGDGSSGERLGGGGSSSEKLGGGGSSGVKLGDDGSSGEKLGADGSSGEKPGGGGSSVEKLSADGSSGKKLGVDGSTDEKLWGGGSSGEKLGGGGSSSEKLASDRSSGEKLWVERFSGENLGGGGSSGDKLTGGRSSGEKLASDGSPGEKLGSGGSSGEKLGGDGSSCEKLGGDGFSGEKLGRDGSSDENLGGGGSSGEKLEDGGSSGEKLGGDGSSGVGTPIAKSTILRRTLRPFQGVQEHLSTPCGFRETFTLKSL; encoded by the exons ATGCCAACGCACAATCCACTCAAGTACTTAGCCACTTACAATTACA gtgagaatcTTGGGGGTggcagatcttcaggtgagaaaatcgGGGGTAACCTatcttcaggtgagaaacttgGGGGTGgtagatcttcaggtgagaaacttgGGGGTGGCAGAACTTCAGGTGAGAAATTTGGGAGTGGTGGATCTTCATGTGAGAAACTTGGGGGTGacagatcttcaggtgagaaacttggtgttggtggatcttcaggtgagacaCTTGGGCGTGacagatcttcaggtgagaaacttgagggtggcggatcttcaggtgagaaacgcGGGGGTGACGGATCTGTAAGTGAGAAACTTGGGGGTgttggatcttcaggtgagaaacttgGGGGTGGTGGATCTTTAGGTGAGAAACTAGGGGTTGGTGGATCTTCAG GTGAGAAACTTGggggtggtggatcttcaggtgagaaacttgGGGGTGATGGATATTCAGGTGAGAAGCTTGGGGGTGATGGATCTTCAGGAGAGAAACTTTggggtggtggatcttcaggtgagaaacttAGGGGTGATGGATCTTCAGGTGATAAACTTGGGGCTGGTGGAACTTCTG AGAGAAACTTGGGGGTGacagatcttcaggtgagaaacttgGGGGTGACGGGTCTTCAGGTGGGAGACTTGGGGGTGGTGGATCTTCAAGTGAGAAACTTGGGGATGGTGGATCTTCAGGAGAGATGCTTGGGGATGACGGATCTTCAGTTGAGAAACTTGGAGGTGACGGATCTTCAGGTGAAAAAACCTGGTTGGGGTGGATCTTCAGTTGAGAAACTTGTGGGTGATGGATCTTCAG gtgagaagaTTGGGGATGCTGGATCTTCAAGTGAGAAACTTGGGGGTGATGGATATTCAGGTGAGAAACTTGggggtggtggatcttcaggtgagaaacttAGGGGTGACGGATCTTCAGGTGAGAGACTTGGGGATGGTGGATCTTTAAGTGAGAAAATTGGGCGTGGTGGATCTTCAGCAGAGAAACTTGTGGATGACGGATCTTTAGGTGAGAAACTTGGGGGTGACGGATCTTCAGGTGAGAGACTTGGGGGTGGTGGATCTTCAAGTGAGAAACTTGggggtggtggatcttcaggtgTGAAACTTGGGGATgacggatcttcaggtgagaaacttgGGGCAGACGGATCATCAGGTGAGAAACCTGGGGGTGGTGGATCTTCAGTTGAGAAACTTTCGGCTGATGGATCTTCAG GTAAGAAACTTGGGGTTGACGGATCTACAGATGAGAAACtttggggtggcggatcttcaggtgagaaacttgGGGGTGGCGGATCTTCAAGTGAGAAACTTGCGAGTGacagatcttcag gtgagaaacttTGGGTCGAAAGATTTTCAGGTGAGAATCTTGggggtggtggatcttcaggtgatAAACTTACGGGTggcagatcttcaggtgagaaacttgCGAGTGACGGATCTCCAGGTGAGAAACTTGGTagtggcggatcttcaggtgagaaacttgGGGGTGACGGATCTTCATGTGAGAAACTTGGTGGTGATGGATTTTCAGGTGAGAAACTTGGCCGTGACGGATCGTCAGATGAAAATCTTGggggtggtggatcttcaggtgagaaacttgAGGATGGTGGATCTTCAGGCGAGAAACTTGGAGGTGACGGATCTTCAG GTGTGGGTACGCCCATCGCCAAGTCCACTATACTTCGCCGGACTTTGAGACCTTTCCAAGGAGTCCAAGAACACCTCTCAACTCCTTGTGGTTTCcgagaaacttttactttaaaaagtcTATGA